A region of Streptomyces sp. NBC_01788 DNA encodes the following proteins:
- a CDS encoding LysR family transcriptional regulator: MLDLQRLRALHAVSVHGTVGAAAAALGYTSSAVSQQIAKLERETRTVLLEREGRGVRLTDEAHQLVATAGELLAIVERAETELEKRRGVPAGRLLVAAFASAARGLMPGVLADLARRHPALDARLSEVDPHLSVDLVAKGAVDLAVAHDWDIAPLPAPAGVQQAVIGDDLCDLLVPVGHPFAGRTGVRREELGGERWICQPPGRVCSDWLLRTLRAAGHEPDVVHQADENPTLVALVAAGLGVALIPRLGRGPLPEGVVEVPLDPMPVRRLYALWRTGAARRPAIAETVRTLREHWPEASAHTPR; encoded by the coding sequence GTGCTCGATCTTCAGCGTCTGCGCGCCCTGCACGCCGTCTCCGTGCACGGCACCGTCGGTGCGGCCGCCGCCGCGCTCGGGTACACCTCGTCGGCGGTGTCCCAGCAGATCGCCAAGCTGGAGCGGGAGACCAGGACCGTCCTGCTAGAACGCGAGGGGCGCGGCGTGCGGCTCACCGACGAGGCACATCAACTGGTAGCCACCGCCGGGGAGTTGCTGGCGATCGTGGAGCGCGCCGAGACCGAGCTCGAGAAGCGGCGCGGGGTGCCCGCCGGGCGGCTGCTGGTGGCGGCGTTCGCCTCGGCGGCGCGCGGGCTCATGCCCGGCGTCCTCGCGGACCTGGCCCGGCGGCACCCGGCCCTTGACGCCCGGCTCAGCGAGGTCGACCCGCACCTGTCGGTGGACCTGGTGGCCAAGGGTGCCGTCGACCTGGCCGTCGCGCACGACTGGGACATCGCTCCGCTGCCCGCCCCGGCCGGTGTGCAACAGGCCGTCATCGGGGACGACTTGTGCGACCTGCTGGTGCCGGTCGGGCACCCGTTCGCGGGGCGGACGGGGGTGCGGCGCGAGGAGCTGGGCGGCGAGCGGTGGATCTGCCAGCCGCCGGGCCGGGTGTGCAGCGACTGGCTGCTGCGCACCCTGCGCGCCGCCGGACACGAGCCGGACGTGGTCCACCAGGCCGACGAGAACCCGACCCTGGTCGCCCTGGTCGCCGCAGGCCTGGGCGTCGCGCTGATCCCGCGGCTGGGCCGGGGCCCGCTGCCCGAGGGGGTGGTGGAGGTGCCGCTGGATCCCATGCCCGTACGGCGGTTGTACGCGCTGTGGCGCACGGGCGCCGCCCGCAGGCCGGCCATCGCGGAGACGGTGCGCACCCTGCGGGAGCACTGGCCGGAGGCGTCCGCGCACACGCCCCGCTGA
- a CDS encoding glycoside hydrolase family 3 protein, translated as MHDTSTGTTALPSRRTVLAATAGITAALAVTGTGTAHAASYNDKKLRALISRMTLEEKVGQLFVMRVYGHSATDPTQADIDANLKEIGVRTAAELIARYRVGGIIYFAWANNTQNPHQIADLSNGIQKASLGQPRGLPLLVATDQEHGIVCRVGKPATLFPGAMAVGAGGSSADAHTLGRVSGAELRALGINQDYSPDADVNVNPANPVIGVRSFGADPDAVARLVAAEVKGYQSSKVAATAKHFPGHGDTATDSHYGFPVITHSRELWEKLDAVPFRAAIKAGIDSIMTAHIQFPALDDSGDPATLSHPILTGILRGELGYDGVVVTDSLGMDGVRTKYGDDRVPVLALKAGVDQLLNPPSLDVAWNAVLNAVRAGELTEARLDESILRVLRLKAKLGLLEDPYVSQANVDRVVGIGTHLAAADRIAERTTTLLANEGRLLPLSRRGHKKLLVVGADPASPSGTTGPPTGVLAAALTELGFQAKALSTGTAPSAATADQAVAAAQDADAVVVATYNVTAGSSQKTLVERLVASGRPVIAVAIRNPYDIAQLPTVPAHLAAYSWTDVELRAAARVIAGGARPRGRLPVPVQRADDPARVLYPIGYGLTY; from the coding sequence GTGCACGACACCAGCACGGGAACCACCGCACTTCCCTCCAGACGCACCGTCCTCGCCGCCACCGCCGGCATCACCGCCGCCCTGGCGGTCACGGGCACCGGCACCGCCCACGCCGCCTCCTACAACGACAAGAAGCTGCGTGCCCTCATCTCCCGGATGACGCTCGAGGAGAAGGTCGGCCAGCTCTTCGTGATGCGGGTCTACGGCCACTCGGCGACCGACCCGACGCAGGCCGACATCGACGCCAACCTCAAGGAGATCGGCGTCCGCACGGCCGCCGAGCTGATCGCCAGGTACCGCGTCGGCGGCATCATCTACTTCGCCTGGGCCAACAACACCCAGAACCCGCACCAGATCGCCGACCTGTCCAACGGGATCCAGAAGGCGTCCCTCGGGCAGCCGCGCGGCCTGCCCCTGCTCGTCGCCACCGACCAGGAGCACGGCATCGTCTGCCGCGTGGGCAAGCCCGCGACCCTCTTCCCGGGCGCCATGGCGGTCGGCGCGGGCGGCTCGTCCGCCGACGCCCACACCCTGGGCCGCGTCTCCGGTGCGGAGCTGCGCGCGCTCGGCATCAACCAGGACTACTCCCCCGACGCCGACGTGAACGTCAACCCGGCCAACCCGGTCATCGGCGTACGGTCCTTCGGCGCCGACCCGGACGCGGTGGCGAGGCTGGTGGCCGCCGAGGTGAAGGGCTACCAGAGCTCCAAGGTGGCGGCGACCGCCAAGCACTTCCCCGGGCACGGGGACACCGCCACCGACAGCCACTACGGCTTCCCGGTCATCACGCACAGCCGCGAGCTGTGGGAGAAGCTGGACGCGGTCCCGTTCCGCGCCGCGATCAAGGCCGGCATCGACTCGATCATGACCGCGCACATCCAGTTCCCGGCGCTGGACGACTCCGGAGACCCGGCCACCCTCTCCCACCCGATCCTCACCGGCATCCTGCGCGGCGAACTCGGCTACGACGGGGTCGTGGTGACCGACTCGCTCGGCATGGACGGCGTGCGCACCAAGTACGGCGACGACCGGGTGCCGGTGCTCGCGCTGAAGGCGGGCGTGGACCAGCTGCTCAACCCGCCCTCATTGGACGTGGCCTGGAACGCGGTGCTGAACGCGGTCCGCGCCGGCGAACTGACCGAGGCCCGGCTCGACGAGTCGATCCTGCGCGTTCTGCGGCTGAAGGCGAAGCTGGGACTGCTGGAGGACCCCTACGTCAGCCAGGCGAACGTCGACCGCGTCGTGGGCATCGGCACCCACCTGGCGGCGGCCGACAGGATCGCCGAGCGGACCACGACCCTGCTGGCCAACGAGGGCCGCCTGCTGCCGCTGTCCCGCCGCGGCCACAAGAAGCTGCTCGTCGTCGGCGCCGACCCCGCCTCCCCGTCGGGCACCACCGGGCCGCCCACCGGAGTGCTCGCCGCCGCCCTCACCGAACTCGGCTTCCAGGCCAAGGCGTTGTCGACCGGCACCGCCCCGTCGGCCGCGACCGCCGACCAGGCGGTGGCCGCGGCGCAGGACGCGGACGCGGTGGTGGTCGCGACGTACAACGTCACGGCGGGCAGCTCCCAGAAGACGCTGGTGGAGCGGCTCGTCGCCAGCGGCCGCCCGGTGATCGCGGTCGCGATCCGCAACCCCTACGACATCGCTCAGCTGCCCACCGTCCCGGCCCACTTGGCGGCCTACTCCTGGACGGACGTGGAACTGCGCGCCGCCGCACGGGTGATCGCGGGCGGGGCGAGGCCGCGCGGGAGGCTCCCGGTGCCGGTGCAGCGGGCGGACGACCCGGCGCGGGTCCTGTACCCCATCGGGTACGGCCTGACGTACTGA